In one window of Candidatus Binatia bacterium DNA:
- a CDS encoding MMPL family transporter has product MLPREWIEGYLYFLLRRRLLVSVVVGAGTLFFIWFTATQLTIFTSFFDLMPPNHPYIQLYIKYRNMFGTANQLVMVVEATKGTIFDDPRIIEKVDRITVDLLHNVPGVNGEQVLSITHPKLKTTLTSGSGIKVVPLMYPRLPQDKEDMEFLRQKVYTTEGVRGFFVSPDDTATLITAGFWEEYFDLNTMWQRVQDIVKREEADGLVKIYVSGPPVLYAYFNEALGKMGYVFLATGIAIVLLLWFYFRSLQGVLIPVFSGLMSAIWGLGFAGLCGFTLDPLVLVVFVLITARALSHSVQSMERYHDEYFLTHNKHEAIVRSYRALFPPAMVSIVADGLAILTIAVASIPLMQKLAFVASFWIISIFLSVVTLHPIILTFVKPPKSHPPGRRISDAIYEGISRALIAMGQGSMRWFVVALFAVTMAFGVYFAHKLKTGDTEPGAALLYHDHPYNVAFRKLNEKFVGVASQLVIIAEGKKPEAIKDAKTLNDIELFARHMTQGEGANGNITAATLLKKIYRTFREGDPKWEMLPTRDDHIGQLFYLLTAGTSRGEMDRFFSPDYTNATITILYRNYNNDIIHNALDRAKAYIAEHSRPDDSVRYLLAGGLLGILAATNEEVEWSYRVNVPLIFCVVFILSFLTYWSVLGALIVMIPSIVAQPLSEAVMYLAGIDFNINSLPVAAVGIGIGIDYGYYVLSRIVEEYEETADFDEANRRAILTTGKAIIFTCTTLVVSVVFWLFFPLKFQAEMAFVLMLLMIFHAAGALLFIPAMVSLLRPRFAVARAEQRAEAILLQAGAGR; this is encoded by the coding sequence ATGCTGCCGCGAGAGTGGATCGAAGGCTACTTGTACTTCTTGCTGCGTCGGCGGCTGCTGGTCTCGGTGGTCGTGGGCGCGGGCACGCTGTTTTTCATTTGGTTCACCGCCACCCAGCTCACGATCTTCACGAGCTTCTTCGACTTGATGCCCCCCAACCACCCGTACATCCAGTTGTACATCAAGTATCGCAACATGTTCGGTACCGCGAACCAACTGGTCATGGTGGTCGAGGCCACGAAGGGCACGATTTTCGATGATCCGCGCATCATTGAGAAGGTGGACCGCATCACCGTCGATCTCCTGCACAATGTGCCGGGAGTCAACGGCGAACAAGTCCTGTCGATTACCCACCCGAAACTCAAAACCACGCTCACGTCGGGATCCGGCATCAAAGTGGTGCCGCTCATGTACCCTCGCTTGCCACAGGACAAGGAAGACATGGAGTTCCTGCGGCAAAAGGTGTACACGACCGAGGGCGTTCGCGGCTTCTTCGTATCGCCGGACGACACCGCCACCCTCATCACTGCCGGCTTCTGGGAGGAATACTTCGACCTCAACACTATGTGGCAGCGGGTGCAGGACATCGTCAAGCGCGAAGAAGCCGACGGCTTAGTGAAGATTTACGTATCCGGCCCCCCGGTGCTTTACGCCTACTTCAACGAAGCCCTGGGAAAGATGGGCTACGTGTTTCTCGCCACCGGCATCGCCATCGTTCTGCTCTTGTGGTTTTACTTCCGCTCTCTCCAGGGCGTGCTGATCCCGGTGTTTTCCGGGCTCATGAGCGCCATCTGGGGCCTCGGCTTCGCTGGACTCTGCGGCTTCACGCTCGATCCCTTGGTGCTGGTGGTTTTCGTTCTGATTACTGCCCGAGCGCTCAGCCACTCCGTGCAATCGATGGAGCGCTATCACGACGAGTACTTCCTCACCCACAATAAACATGAGGCCATCGTACGCTCCTACCGCGCGCTCTTCCCGCCGGCGATGGTGTCCATTGTTGCCGACGGGCTCGCCATCCTCACCATTGCCGTGGCCAGCATCCCGCTCATGCAAAAGCTCGCTTTCGTAGCGAGCTTTTGGATCATCAGCATCTTCCTGAGCGTCGTCACTCTGCACCCGATTATCCTCACCTTCGTCAAGCCCCCCAAAAGCCATCCTCCCGGTCGCCGCATCTCGGACGCCATTTACGAAGGTATCAGCCGGGCGCTGATCGCCATGGGGCAAGGCAGCATGCGCTGGTTCGTCGTCGCTTTGTTTGCCGTGACCATGGCCTTCGGTGTCTACTTCGCCCACAAACTCAAAACGGGCGACACCGAACCGGGTGCCGCTTTGTTGTACCACGACCACCCGTACAACGTCGCCTTCCGCAAGTTGAACGAGAAGTTCGTTGGGGTCGCCAGCCAACTCGTCATTATCGCTGAGGGCAAAAAACCCGAGGCCATCAAAGATGCGAAAACCCTGAACGACATCGAGCTGTTTGCCCGCCACATGACCCAAGGCGAAGGCGCAAACGGCAATATCACTGCCGCCACCCTGCTGAAGAAAATTTACCGCACGTTCCGCGAAGGCGATCCAAAGTGGGAGATGCTGCCCACGCGCGACGACCATATCGGCCAGCTTTTCTACTTGCTGACCGCAGGGACAAGCCGCGGCGAGATGGATCGCTTCTTTAGCCCCGACTACACGAACGCCACCATCACGATCCTCTACCGGAACTACAACAACGACATCATCCACAACGCCCTCGACCGCGCTAAGGCATACATCGCCGAGCACAGTCGGCCCGACGATAGCGTTCGCTACCTGCTGGCCGGTGGCCTGCTGGGAATTCTGGCGGCCACAAACGAAGAGGTCGAGTGGTCCTATCGCGTCAACGTACCCTTAATTTTTTGCGTTGTGTTCATCTTGAGCTTCCTCACGTACTGGTCGGTGCTTGGGGCGCTGATCGTTATGATCCCTTCGATCGTTGCCCAGCCCCTGAGCGAAGCGGTGATGTACCTCGCCGGCATCGACTTCAACATCAACTCTTTGCCGGTTGCTGCCGTTGGGATCGGGATCGGCATTGACTACGGTTACTACGTGCTCAGCCGCATCGTCGAGGAGTACGAAGAAACTGCCGACTTCGACGAAGCAAACCGCCGCGCCATCCTCACTACAGGCAAAGCAATCATCTTTACTTGCACCACGCTGGTCGTCAGCGTGGTGTTTTGGCTTTTCTTCCCGCTGAAATTTCAGGCCGAAATGGCCTTCGTGCTCATGCTGCTCATGATTTTCCATGCCGCCGGTGCGCTGCTGTTCATTCCCGCCATGGTTTCGCTGCTCCGCCCGCGCTTCGCCGTTGCCCGGGCCGAGCAACGAGCAGAAGCCATCCTCTTGCAAGCTGGAGCGGGTCGTTGA
- a CDS encoding YCF48-related protein: MAAALNLMATAHPLAAATSTRVVDNLYATAFVSPDEGWVVGAFGSVYHTTDGGRTWQAQRSGTLEQLFGVAFVDRQSGWIVGRTGIILHTKDGGKTWTKQASLGKHLFHVAAIDANTAWTVGDWGAMAVTRDGGRTWQDRSFDRDVIFYAQSWPDASHGWVVGETGVVLRTQDGGNTWEELDTGVGKTLFGVHFTDTKRGWACGLDGLILHTTDGGRTWTVLRGDPEIGGLEQVGVAEQLENASLYDIVIHGRIGVAVGDIGTIFFSTDSGQTWQRKEVPGEWKLGWIRSVALVSNGAGMLVGAGGLTVRVDGQRLIKPEGR, encoded by the coding sequence GTGGCAGCGGCGCTAAACTTGATGGCTACCGCACACCCCCTCGCCGCTGCAACTTCCACCCGCGTGGTCGACAACCTTTATGCCACCGCTTTCGTAAGTCCGGACGAAGGTTGGGTGGTGGGCGCTTTTGGTTCCGTGTACCACACCACAGACGGCGGCCGAACATGGCAAGCCCAACGGTCCGGCACTCTCGAACAACTGTTCGGCGTGGCGTTTGTCGACCGGCAATCCGGCTGGATCGTCGGCCGCACCGGCATCATCCTCCATACCAAGGATGGTGGGAAAACGTGGACCAAACAGGCGAGCCTAGGAAAGCACCTGTTCCACGTTGCGGCGATCGACGCAAACACCGCTTGGACCGTCGGTGACTGGGGTGCAATGGCCGTGACACGCGACGGCGGAAGGACGTGGCAGGATCGCAGTTTCGACCGCGACGTCATTTTCTACGCCCAGTCATGGCCCGATGCCTCACACGGTTGGGTAGTGGGGGAAACTGGCGTGGTGCTGCGCACTCAAGACGGCGGCAATACCTGGGAAGAACTCGACACCGGTGTGGGCAAGACGCTCTTCGGCGTCCATTTTACCGATACCAAGCGCGGTTGGGCCTGTGGATTGGACGGGCTCATTCTCCACACCACCGATGGCGGGCGAACCTGGACAGTTTTGCGTGGCGACCCGGAAATCGGTGGCCTCGAACAAGTCGGGGTTGCCGAGCAACTGGAAAACGCCAGCCTCTATGACATCGTCATCCATGGGCGCATCGGAGTCGCCGTGGGCGACATCGGCACGATCTTTTTCAGCACCGACAGCGGTCAAACCTGGCAACGCAAGGAAGTGCCCGGCGAGTGGAAGCTCGGTTGGATCCGCAGCGTGGCGCTCGTGTCCAATGGCGCTGGGATGCTCGTGGGCGCGGGTGGGCTGACCGTGCGCGTCGATGGTCAGCGTTTGATCAAACCAGAAGGTCGCTAG
- a CDS encoding M28 family metallopeptidase translates to MPGGVFFGKGERHTVQRRILLPIAAAVAEPTSWDALLSSLASTPRENGSAELLATAHWLTEYLRQEGWEAAQHWYTAYPLEQRMLGIALLCGGLGYAMCMWRHRFGWAALLALLLPLAAVAQIDLRLPLSWFAPFSQPNVVARLPNREAVETLVFSAHLDTKTDLFDHVTRAPILVFAAPAALLMCAVALGSFVAHQAGNLSAGRQALARILGWIGAIYALALAAVFSGGALLSERSPGALDDGAACAVLARLAHELRATPPQAVEVHLVFFSGEELAAQGAHALLRSWQPGNGQRPVRVVNLDPLGASSEVRVLGSERGFLSGSSPSPEVVAIVDAAHRKLRSSPIETVELIGLTDGWAWRRYGYPAATLFSFVPPFALPRGLHSKEDHRTRIESSALDFSLALMETIVRELDRKLLATGMRGPVRSRNIPTSQQGGERDARHQGSAHAL, encoded by the coding sequence ATGCCGGGCGGCGTGTTTTTCGGGAAGGGAGAGCGGCACACGGTGCAAAGGCGCATCCTCCTGCCAATTGCGGCTGCAGTGGCGGAGCCTACAAGCTGGGACGCGCTGCTCTCTTCCCTCGCCAGCACACCCCGGGAAAACGGCAGCGCGGAGCTGCTCGCCACCGCTCATTGGCTCACGGAGTATTTGCGCCAGGAAGGGTGGGAAGCGGCCCAGCACTGGTACACGGCCTACCCGCTGGAACAACGGATGCTTGGGATTGCGCTTCTTTGCGGAGGGCTCGGCTACGCCATGTGCATGTGGCGTCATCGCTTCGGCTGGGCTGCCCTTTTGGCCTTACTCCTTCCGCTGGCCGCCGTGGCTCAGATTGACTTACGCCTACCCCTTTCCTGGTTTGCGCCCTTTTCGCAACCGAACGTCGTTGCCCGGCTGCCCAATCGGGAAGCCGTCGAGACCCTCGTGTTCTCGGCTCACTTGGACACGAAAACCGATCTGTTCGACCACGTGACCCGTGCCCCGATCTTGGTCTTTGCAGCACCTGCTGCCTTGTTAATGTGCGCGGTGGCCTTGGGAAGTTTCGTGGCCCACCAAGCAGGCAACTTATCTGCCGGCCGCCAGGCCTTGGCCCGCATTCTCGGTTGGATCGGTGCCATCTATGCGCTGGCGCTTGCCGCGGTCTTTAGCGGCGGGGCACTCCTCAGCGAGCGCAGCCCCGGCGCCCTCGACGATGGCGCGGCTTGTGCCGTGCTGGCACGCTTGGCCCACGAACTCCGAGCCACGCCCCCGCAAGCGGTGGAAGTGCACTTGGTGTTCTTCTCCGGCGAAGAGTTAGCCGCGCAAGGCGCGCACGCTTTACTCCGCAGTTGGCAACCCGGAAATGGGCAGCGGCCCGTACGCGTCGTCAATCTCGATCCGTTGGGCGCTTCGAGTGAAGTGCGTGTCCTAGGCAGCGAACGTGGATTTCTGAGCGGCTCGTCTCCCAGCCCAGAGGTGGTCGCCATCGTCGATGCGGCGCATCGCAAGCTGCGCAGCTCGCCGATCGAAACTGTCGAACTGATCGGCCTCACCGATGGCTGGGCGTGGCGCCGCTATGGCTACCCGGCAGCAACGTTGTTCAGCTTCGTACCTCCGTTCGCCCTACCGCGGGGCCTGCACTCCAAGGAGGATCACCGGACCCGTATCGAGTCGTCCGCTCTCGATTTTTCTCTCGCACTCATGGAAACGATCGTGCGAGAGCTCGACCGGAAATTGCTCGCAACCGGGATGCGAGGCCCGGTTCGCTCGAGGAACATTCCAACATCGCAACAGGGAGGGGAAAGGGATGCACGACACCAGGGGTCAGCTCACGCGCTGTAA